TCCGTCGCCGAGGGTCACGGGTCCCAGGATCGTGGCGTGGGTGCCGATGAAGACGTCATCTCCAACGGTCGGGTGGCGCTTTCCCCGGTGCTTGCCCGTGCCGCCGAGGGTGACGCCGTGAAAGAGGACGCAGTTGCGCCCGATGCGCACGGTTTCTCCGATGACGACCCCTGCCCCATGGTCGCAGAAGAAGCCGGGGCCGATCTGCGCGCCGGGGTGGATCTCGAGACCCGTCAGGAAACGCATGATCTGGCTGATGAGACGGGGCAGGAAGGGGACCCGGAGCCGGTACAGGGGATGGCTGACGTATCGGTGGACGACCACGGCGTGCAGACAGGGATAGAGGATCCACTCCCCGGGCCCGCAGGCCGGGTCGTTCCGCTTGATGGCCTTGACGT
This Acidobacteriota bacterium DNA region includes the following protein-coding sequences:
- the epsC gene encoding serine O-acetyltransferase EpsC; amino-acid sequence: MFEDVKAIKRNDPACGPGEWILYPCLHAVVVHRYVSHPLYRLRVPFLPRLISQIMRFLTGLEIHPGAQIGPGFFCDHGAGVVIGETVRIGRNCVLFHGVTLGGTGKHRGKRHPTVGDDVFIGTHATILGPVTLGDGSRVGAESVVINRDVPAGCTVVGAPAVIVRRDGKKVHEPLPVSLYHLDDQRDAGHRDQTAAR